One window of Fusobacterium polymorphum genomic DNA carries:
- a CDS encoding VOC family protein — MKFHFLHENFNVLDLEKSIKFYDEALGLKVVREKFAEDGSYKIVYLGDGVTHFQLELTWLADRTEKYDLGDEEFHLAFEVDNYDEAFKKHTEMGCVVFVNEKMGIYFITDPDGYWLEILPPKK; from the coding sequence ATGAAATTTCATTTTTTACATGAAAATTTTAATGTCTTAGACTTAGAAAAAAGTATAAAATTTTATGATGAAGCTCTTGGGCTAAAAGTTGTAAGAGAAAAATTTGCAGAAGATGGAAGCTATAAGATAGTCTATTTAGGTGATGGTGTAACTCATTTCCAATTAGAATTAACTTGGCTTGCTGATAGAACAGAAAAATATGATTTGGGTGATGAAGAATTCCATTTAGCTTTTGAAGTAGACAACTATGATGAAGCTTTTAAAAAGCATACAGAAATGGGTTGTGTTGTTTTTGTAAATGAAAAGATGGGAATTTATTTTATAACAGACCCTGATGGATACTGGTTAGAAATTTTGCCACCTAAAAAATAA
- the atpC gene encoding ATP synthase F1 subunit epsilon has translation MPSFNVSVVTQVKKILEQEAGYLRLRTSEGDIGILPNHAPFVAELSMGKMEIESPNKDKRDIYFLSGGFLEISNNQATIIADEIFPIEEIDIESEQTLVDNLKKELEKLETDEEKKKLQKKLKISLAKIDAKNS, from the coding sequence ATGCCTAGTTTTAATGTAAGTGTTGTGACTCAAGTTAAAAAAATATTAGAACAAGAAGCTGGATATTTAAGACTTAGAACCTCTGAGGGAGATATAGGGATCTTACCTAATCATGCTCCTTTTGTTGCTGAACTTTCAATGGGAAAAATGGAGATTGAAAGTCCTAATAAAGATAAAAGAGATATCTATTTTTTATCAGGTGGGTTTTTAGAAATTTCTAATAATCAAGCAACTATAATTGCTGATGAAATTTTTCCAATAGAAGAAATTGATATTGAAAGTGAACAAACTCTAGTTGATAATTTAAAAAAAGAATTAGAAAAACTCGAAACTGATGAAGAAAAGAAAAAACTTCAAAAAAAATTAAAAATTTCTTTAGCAAAAATAGATGCTAAGAATAGTTAG
- the atpD gene encoding F0F1 ATP synthase subunit beta: MNKGTITQIISAVVDVAFKDELPAIYNALKVKLEDKELVLEVEQHLGNNVVRTVAMDSTDGLKRGMEVIDTGKPITVPVGKAVLGRILNVLGEPVDNQGPINAETFLPIHREAPEFDDLETETEIFETGIKVIDLLAPYIKGGKIGLFGGAGVGKTVLIMELINNIAKGHGGISVFAGVGERTREGRDLYGEMTESGVITKTALVYGQMNEPPGARLRVALTGLTVAENFRDKDGQDVLLFIDNIFRFTQAGSEVSALLGRIPSAVGYQPNLATEMGALQERITSTKSGSITSVQAVYVPADDLTDPAPATTFSHLDATTVLSRNIASLGIYPAVDPLDSTSKALSEDVVGKEHYEVARKVQEVLQRYKELQDIIAILGMDELSDEDKLTVSRARKIERFFSQPFSVAEQFTGMEGKYVPVKETIRGFREILEGKHDDIPEQAFLYVGTIEEAVAKAKDLAK; the protein is encoded by the coding sequence GTGAACAAAGGAACTATAACACAAATTATAAGTGCCGTTGTAGACGTTGCTTTTAAAGATGAATTGCCTGCAATATATAATGCTTTAAAAGTAAAATTAGAAGATAAGGAACTTGTTCTAGAAGTTGAACAACATCTTGGTAACAATGTTGTAAGAACTGTTGCTATGGATTCAACTGATGGATTAAAAAGAGGAATGGAAGTTATAGATACAGGTAAACCAATTACAGTACCAGTTGGTAAAGCTGTTCTTGGTAGAATATTAAATGTTTTAGGAGAACCTGTTGATAATCAAGGTCCTATAAATGCTGAAACATTTTTACCTATTCATAGAGAAGCACCAGAATTTGATGACTTAGAAACTGAAACTGAAATATTTGAAACAGGAATAAAAGTTATAGACTTATTAGCACCATATATTAAAGGTGGAAAAATAGGATTATTTGGTGGAGCTGGAGTAGGAAAAACAGTTTTAATAATGGAACTTATCAACAACATTGCAAAAGGACATGGAGGAATTTCAGTTTTTGCAGGAGTTGGAGAAAGAACAAGAGAAGGTAGAGACTTATATGGTGAAATGACTGAATCAGGAGTTATCACAAAAACAGCTCTTGTTTATGGACAAATGAATGAGCCACCTGGAGCAAGACTTAGAGTTGCATTAACAGGGCTTACTGTTGCAGAAAACTTTAGAGATAAAGATGGGCAAGATGTTCTTCTATTTATAGATAATATATTTAGATTTACACAAGCAGGTTCAGAAGTTTCAGCTTTACTTGGAAGAATACCATCAGCTGTTGGATATCAACCAAACCTAGCAACTGAAATGGGTGCTTTACAAGAAAGAATAACATCTACAAAATCTGGTTCAATTACATCAGTACAAGCTGTATATGTGCCAGCAGATGACCTAACAGACCCAGCACCAGCTACAACTTTCTCTCACTTGGATGCAACAACAGTTCTTTCAAGAAATATTGCATCATTAGGAATATACCCTGCTGTTGACCCATTAGATTCAACATCTAAGGCTCTATCAGAAGATGTAGTTGGAAAAGAACATTATGAAGTGGCTAGAAAAGTGCAAGAAGTTTTACAAAGATATAAAGAACTTCAAGATATAATAGCTATCTTAGGTATGGATGAGCTATCTGATGAAGATAAACTTACTGTATCAAGAGCTAGAAAAATTGAAAGATTTTTCTCTCAACCATTCTCTGTTGCTGAACAATTTACTGGAATGGAAGGTAAATATGTTCCTGTAAAAGAAACAATAAGAGGATTTAGAGAAATTTTAGAAGGAAAACATGATGATATTCCTGAACAAGCATTCCTATATGTTGGTACAATAGAAGAAGCAGTTGCTAAAGCAAAAGATTTAGCAAAATAA
- the atpG gene encoding ATP synthase F1 subunit gamma: MPGMKEIKSRIKSVQSTRQITNAMEIVSTTKFKRYSKLVAESRPYEESMRKILGNIASGVKNEGHPLFDGRKEVKSIAIIVITSDRGLCGSFNSSTLKELEKLIEKNKNKNISIIPFGRKAIDFVSKRNYDFSESFSKISPDEMNKIAGEISEEVVEKYNNHIYDEVYVIYNKFISALRYDLTCERIIPIARPEVELNSEYIFEPSTEYILSALLPRFINLQIYQAILNNTASEHSARKNSMSSATDNADEMIKTLNIKYNRNRQSAITQEITEIVGGASAL; encoded by the coding sequence ATGCCTGGAATGAAAGAAATTAAGAGTAGAATAAAATCTGTTCAGTCTACTCGTCAAATTACAAATGCTATGGAAATAGTTTCTACAACTAAGTTTAAAAGATATTCAAAATTAGTTGCTGAATCAAGACCATATGAAGAAAGTATGAGAAAGATTTTAGGGAATATTGCTTCAGGAGTTAAAAATGAAGGACATCCTCTTTTTGATGGAAGAAAAGAAGTGAAAAGTATAGCTATAATAGTTATAACATCTGATAGAGGACTTTGTGGAAGTTTTAACAGTTCTACTCTTAAAGAGCTAGAAAAATTAATTGAAAAAAATAAGAATAAAAACATTAGTATTATTCCATTTGGAAGAAAGGCTATTGATTTTGTTTCAAAAAGAAACTATGATTTCTCAGAATCATTCTCAAAAATTTCTCCTGATGAAATGAATAAAATTGCTGGTGAAATTTCTGAAGAAGTGGTTGAAAAATATAATAATCATATCTATGATGAAGTTTATGTAATCTATAACAAATTTATATCAGCTTTAAGATATGATTTAACTTGTGAAAGAATAATTCCTATAGCAAGACCAGAAGTTGAATTAAATAGTGAATATATATTTGAACCAAGTACTGAATATATATTGTCAGCACTTTTACCAAGATTTATAAACTTACAAATATATCAAGCTATTTTAAATAACACTGCCAGTGAGCACTCAGCCAGAAAAAACTCAATGAGTAGTGCTACTGACAATGCTGATGAAATGATAAAAACTTTGAATATAAAATATAATAGAAATAGACAATCTGCTATTACTCAAGAAATAACTGAAATAGTAGGAGGAGCATCTGCTTTATAA
- the atpA gene encoding F0F1 ATP synthase subunit alpha, whose amino-acid sequence MNIRPEEVSSIIKKEIDNYKKSLEIKTSGTVLEVGDGIARIFGLSNVMSGELLEFPHGVMGMALNLEEDNVGAVILGNASLIKEGDEVRATGKVVSVPAGENLLGRVINALGDPIDGKGEIRADKYMPIERKASGIIARQPVSEPLQTGIKSIDGMVPIGRGQRELIIGDRQTGKTAIAIDTIINQKGQDVKCIYVAIGQKRSTVAQIYKKLSDLGCMDYTIIVAATASEAAPLQYMAPYSGVAIGEYFMEKGEHVLIIYDDLSKHAVAYREMSLLLRRPPGREAYPGDVFYLHSRLLERAAKLSDELGGGSITALPIIETQAGDVSAYIPTNVISITDGQIFLESQLFNSGFRPAINAGISVSRVGGAAQIKAMKQVASKVKLELAQYTELLTFAQFGSDLDKATKAQLERGHRIMEILKQPQYHPFAVERQVVSFYTVINGHLDDIEVSKVRRFEKELLEYLKANTNILTEIADKKTLDKDLEEKLKESISNFKKSFN is encoded by the coding sequence TTGAATATTAGACCAGAAGAAGTAAGTTCTATTATAAAAAAAGAAATAGATAATTACAAAAAAAGTTTAGAAATAAAAACTTCTGGAACAGTTCTTGAAGTAGGAGATGGTATTGCAAGAATTTTTGGTTTAAGTAATGTCATGTCTGGAGAACTTCTTGAATTTCCTCATGGAGTAATGGGAATGGCTCTGAATCTTGAAGAAGATAATGTTGGAGCTGTTATCCTTGGTAATGCCTCTCTTATAAAAGAGGGAGATGAAGTAAGAGCAACTGGTAAAGTTGTATCTGTTCCTGCTGGTGAAAATTTACTTGGTAGAGTAATTAATGCCTTAGGAGATCCTATTGATGGTAAAGGTGAAATTCGTGCTGATAAGTATATGCCTATTGAAAGAAAAGCATCAGGTATCATAGCAAGACAGCCAGTATCTGAACCTTTACAAACAGGTATAAAATCAATAGATGGTATGGTTCCTATTGGTAGAGGACAAAGAGAACTTATTATAGGAGATAGACAAACAGGTAAGACTGCAATAGCTATTGATACTATAATCAATCAAAAGGGACAAGATGTAAAATGTATCTATGTTGCAATAGGACAAAAAAGATCTACTGTTGCTCAAATATATAAAAAATTAAGTGATTTAGGTTGTATGGATTATACAATAATTGTAGCTGCAACTGCATCTGAAGCAGCTCCTTTACAATATATGGCTCCTTACTCAGGTGTAGCTATTGGAGAATATTTTATGGAAAAAGGAGAACATGTTTTAATAATCTATGATGATTTATCTAAACATGCTGTTGCTTACAGAGAAATGTCTTTACTACTTAGAAGACCACCTGGACGTGAGGCTTATCCAGGAGATGTATTCTACCTACATTCAAGATTACTAGAAAGAGCTGCAAAACTTTCTGATGAATTAGGTGGAGGTTCTATAACTGCCCTACCAATTATTGAAACACAAGCAGGAGATGTATCTGCCTATATCCCTACCAATGTTATATCAATAACTGATGGACAAATATTCTTGGAATCTCAATTATTTAACTCTGGTTTTAGACCAGCAATAAATGCAGGAATATCTGTTTCAAGAGTTGGAGGAGCTGCTCAAATTAAGGCAATGAAACAAGTTGCATCTAAAGTTAAACTTGAACTTGCTCAATATACAGAACTTTTAACATTTGCTCAATTTGGTTCGGATCTTGATAAAGCAACAAAAGCTCAACTTGAAAGAGGACATAGAATAATGGAAATATTGAAACAACCTCAATATCATCCATTTGCAGTTGAAAGACAAGTTGTGTCCTTTTACACAGTTATAAATGGACATTTAGATGATATAGAAGTTTCTAAAGTTAGAAGATTTGAAAAAGAACTACTTGAATATTTAAAAGCTAATACAAATATTCTAACTGAAATAGCTGATAAAAAGACTTTGGACAAAGACTTGGAAGAAAAATTAAAAGAAAGTATTTCAAACTTTAAAAAAAGTTTTAACTAA
- the atpH gene encoding ATP synthase F1 subunit delta codes for MIKSQVGRRYSKAIFEIAEEKNQVKEIYEMLNSAMVLYRTDKEFKNFILNPLIDNEQKKSVLSEIFGKDNSENLNILLYILDKGRMNCIKYIVAEYLKIYYRKNRILDVKATFTKELTDEQKKKLIDKLSQKTGKEINLEIKIDKDILGGGIIKIGDKIIDGSIRRELDNWKKS; via the coding sequence ATGATAAAATCACAAGTAGGAAGAAGATATTCTAAAGCAATTTTTGAAATTGCAGAAGAAAAAAATCAAGTTAAAGAAATTTATGAAATGTTAAATTCGGCTATGGTTCTTTATAGAACAGATAAAGAGTTTAAGAATTTTATTTTAAATCCTTTAATTGATAATGAACAAAAAAAATCAGTTTTAAGTGAAATTTTTGGAAAAGATAATAGTGAAAATTTAAATATTTTATTATATATTTTAGATAAAGGAAGAATGAATTGTATAAAATATATAGTTGCTGAATATTTAAAAATTTATTACAGAAAGAATAGAATTTTAGATGTAAAAGCTACTTTTACAAAAGAATTAACTGATGAACAAAAGAAAAAACTTATTGATAAATTATCTCAAAAAACTGGAAAAGAAATCAATCTTGAAATAAAAATTGATAAAGATATTCTAGGTGGTGGAATCATTAAAATAGGTGATAAAATCATTGATGGTTCTATCCGTAGAGAGTTAGATAATTGGAAAAAAAGTTAA
- the atpF gene encoding F0F1 ATP synthase subunit B — MPIISIDSTFFWQIINFFLLLFIVKKYFKEPISKIINERKQKIEAELVEATKNKKEAEQLLKEAETQINSSRKEATEIVKAAQRKAEEEAHNLIKEARENRENILKITELEITKIKNDAKEELGREVKNLAAELAEKIIKEKVDDAQEISLIDKFIAEVGEDK; from the coding sequence GTGCCAATAATATCTATTGATTCTACTTTTTTCTGGCAAATTATTAACTTTTTTCTTCTTTTATTTATTGTAAAAAAATATTTTAAAGAACCTATATCAAAGATAATAAATGAAAGAAAGCAAAAAATAGAAGCTGAACTTGTTGAAGCAACTAAAAATAAAAAAGAGGCTGAACAACTTTTAAAAGAGGCTGAAACTCAAATTAATTCTTCAAGAAAAGAAGCAACTGAAATAGTTAAAGCTGCTCAAAGAAAAGCAGAAGAAGAAGCTCATAATCTTATTAAAGAAGCTAGAGAAAATAGAGAAAATATTTTAAAAATAACAGAATTAGAAATTACAAAAATTAAAAATGATGCTAAAGAAGAACTAGGTAGAGAAGTTAAAAATTTAGCTGCTGAACTTGCTGAAAAAATCATAAAAGAAAAAGTTGATGATGCTCAAGAAATTTCGCTTATAGATAAATTTATAGCAGAGGTAGGCGAAGATAAATGA
- the atpE gene encoding ATP synthase F0 subunit C produces the protein MDLLTAKTIVLGCSAVGAGLAMIAGLGPGIGEGYAAGKAVESVARQPEARGSIISTMILGQAVAESTGIYSLVIALILLYANPFINQLG, from the coding sequence ATGGATTTATTAACAGCAAAAACAATAGTTTTAGGATGTTCAGCAGTAGGTGCAGGACTTGCTATGATAGCAGGATTAGGACCAGGAATTGGAGAAGGGTATGCAGCAGGAAAAGCAGTTGAATCTGTTGCAAGACAACCAGAAGCAAGAGGAAGTATTATATCTACAATGATTTTAGGACAAGCAGTAGCTGAATCTACTGGTATTTACTCACTAGTTATAGCTTTAATTTTACTTTATGCAAATCCTTTCATAAATCAATTAGGATAA
- the atpB gene encoding F0F1 ATP synthase subunit A, which produces MILGPIEFTTGPLVSGPDIIFSIFGIPISSTVVTTWFVLFVFYLFFKLGTRNLQLIPGKFQSVLEGIYEFLDGTIGQILGVWKKKYYTFFASLFLFIFLSNIITFFPIPWFSIKNGVFIIYPAFRAPTADLNTTIGLALIVTTLFISINIKNNGVFGYLKGFADPTPVMLPLNVVGEFAKPLNISMRLFGNMFAGMVIMGLIYMAVPYFVPAALHLYFDLFAGLVQSFVFVTLSMVYVQGSIGDAEYTD; this is translated from the coding sequence GTGATACTAGGACCAATAGAATTTACAACAGGACCTTTAGTATCTGGACCAGATATTATATTTTCAATATTTGGTATTCCTATTAGTTCCACTGTGGTTACAACTTGGTTTGTTCTATTTGTTTTCTATTTATTCTTTAAATTAGGAACTAGAAATTTACAATTAATACCTGGAAAATTTCAATCAGTTCTTGAAGGAATTTATGAATTTTTAGATGGGACTATTGGGCAAATATTAGGAGTTTGGAAAAAGAAGTATTACACATTTTTTGCAAGTTTATTTTTGTTTATATTTTTATCAAATATAATAACATTTTTCCCTATTCCATGGTTTAGTATAAAAAATGGTGTATTTATTATTTATCCTGCATTTAGAGCTCCAACAGCTGATTTGAATACCACAATTGGTTTAGCTTTAATTGTAACAACATTATTTATATCAATAAATATAAAAAATAATGGAGTATTTGGATATTTAAAAGGTTTTGCAGACCCCACACCAGTTATGTTGCCACTGAATGTGGTAGGAGAATTCGCTAAACCACTAAATATATCTATGAGATTGTTTGGAAATATGTTTGCTGGTATGGTTATAATGGGACTTATTTATATGGCAGTACCTTATTTTGTTCCAGCAGCTCTGCATTTATACTTTGATTTATTTGCAGGATTAGTACAAAGTTTTGTTTTCGTAACTCTTTCTATGGTATATGTTCAAGGTTCAATAGGAGATGCAGAGTATACTGATTAG
- a CDS encoding ATP synthase subunit I — translation MEEIKKLFKITIIVTTVTFLLGLIFQNKYLLFGISGGCAISVIALYMLSQDSKAIAYSKDVKVAKRIAYIGYAKRYFLHLLFLGILLYFTNDFQLFLSGFIGTLNVKLSIYFISILKKIKSLLK, via the coding sequence ATGGAAGAAATTAAGAAGCTTTTTAAAATAACTATAATAGTTACTACTGTAACTTTCTTGCTTGGATTAATTTTTCAAAATAAATACCTTTTATTTGGAATTTCTGGAGGTTGTGCTATATCTGTTATAGCTCTATATATGCTTTCTCAAGATAGTAAAGCAATTGCTTATTCAAAAGATGTAAAAGTTGCTAAAAGAATTGCTTATATAGGTTATGCAAAAAGATATTTCTTACACTTATTATTTTTAGGTATATTATTATATTTTACCAATGACTTTCAACTTTTTTTAAGTGGGTTTATAGGAACATTGAATGTAAAACTTTCAATTTATTTTATAAGTATTCTTAAAAAAATTAAAAGTCTTTTAAAATAA
- the glmM gene encoding phosphoglucosamine mutase: MGRYFGTDGIRGEANRELTVDKALRLGYALGYYLKNNNPNEEKIKVIMGSDTRISGYMLRSALTAGLTSMGIYIDFVGVIPTPGVAYITKIKNAKAGIMISASHNPAKDNGIKIFNSEGYKLSDEIENQIEDYMDNLDEILANPLAGDKVGKFKYAEDEYFQYKNYLTQCVEGNFKDMKIVLDTANGAAYRTAKDVFLDLRAELVVINDAPNGRNINVKCGSTHPEILAKVVVGYEADLGLAYDGDADRLIAVDKFGNVIDGDKIIGILALGMKQNGKLKNNKVVTTVMSNIGFEKYLKENNIELLRANVGDRYVLEKMIAEDVVIGGEQSGHIILKDYATTGDGVLSSLKLVEVIRNTGKDLHELVSAIKDAPQTLINVKVDNSKKNTWDKNEAIMFFINEANQKYKDEVRILVRKSGTEPLIRVMTEGDNKQLVHKLAEDIAQLIEKELN; the protein is encoded by the coding sequence ATGGGAAGGTACTTTGGAACGGATGGAATTAGAGGAGAAGCAAACAGGGAATTAACAGTTGATAAAGCATTAAGACTTGGTTATGCACTTGGTTATTATTTAAAAAATAATAATCCAAATGAAGAAAAAATAAAAGTTATTATGGGAAGTGACACTAGAATATCTGGTTACATGCTTAGATCTGCATTAACAGCTGGACTTACTTCAATGGGAATCTATATAGATTTTGTTGGAGTTATTCCTACACCAGGAGTTGCCTATATAACAAAAATAAAAAATGCTAAAGCTGGAATTATGATTTCTGCATCACACAATCCTGCAAAAGACAATGGAATAAAAATATTTAATTCAGAGGGATATAAACTTTCTGATGAAATTGAAAATCAAATTGAAGATTATATGGATAATTTAGATGAGATTTTAGCTAATCCATTAGCTGGAGATAAAGTAGGAAAATTTAAATATGCTGAAGATGAATACTTCCAATATAAAAATTATCTTACTCAGTGTGTAGAAGGTAATTTTAAAGATATGAAAATTGTTCTTGATACAGCTAATGGTGCTGCATATAGAACTGCAAAAGATGTATTTTTAGATTTAAGAGCAGAACTTGTTGTTATAAATGATGCTCCTAATGGAAGAAATATCAATGTAAAATGTGGTTCAACTCACCCAGAAATCTTAGCAAAAGTTGTTGTAGGTTATGAAGCAGATTTAGGATTAGCTTATGATGGAGATGCTGATAGACTTATAGCAGTTGATAAATTTGGAAATGTTATAGATGGAGATAAAATTATAGGAATTTTAGCTCTTGGTATGAAACAAAATGGAAAGTTAAAAAATAACAAGGTTGTTACAACTGTTATGAGTAATATAGGTTTTGAAAAGTATTTAAAAGAAAATAATATAGAACTTTTAAGAGCAAATGTTGGAGATAGATATGTTCTTGAAAAAATGATAGCAGAAGATGTTGTTATTGGTGGAGAACAATCAGGACATATTATTTTAAAAGATTATGCTACAACAGGAGATGGTGTATTGTCTTCATTAAAGCTTGTTGAAGTTATTAGAAATACTGGGAAAGATTTACATGAATTGGTTTCAGCAATAAAAGATGCACCTCAAACTTTAATAAATGTAAAAGTTGATAATTCTAAGAAGAATACTTGGGATAAAAATGAAGCAATAATGTTTTTTATTAATGAAGCAAATCAAAAATATAAAGATGAAGTTAGAATTTTAGTAAGAAAATCTGGAACAGAACCTTTGATAAGAGTAATGACTGAAGGAGATAACAAACAACTCGTTCATAAACTTGCAGAAGATATTGCTCAATTAATAGAAAAAGAATTAAATTAA
- a CDS encoding Gx transporter family protein encodes MIKKEYREEIYLVALVLLGLYLSLIENIIPKPFPWMKIGLSNISVLIALEKFNSKMALQTILLRVFIQALMLGTLFTPNFIISFSAGLISTLFMIFLYKFRKYLSLLSISCISAFTHNLLQLIVVYFLLFRNISLNSKSIIIFIVIFLGLGVIMGLITGIIATKINLKRNKI; translated from the coding sequence ATGATAAAAAAAGAATACAGAGAAGAAATTTATCTGGTAGCCTTAGTGCTTTTAGGTCTGTATCTTTCTCTTATTGAAAATATAATACCTAAACCATTTCCTTGGATGAAAATTGGTTTATCAAATATATCTGTACTTATAGCACTTGAGAAATTTAATTCAAAAATGGCCTTACAAACAATATTACTTAGAGTTTTTATACAGGCTCTTATGTTAGGAACATTGTTTACTCCCAACTTTATTATAAGTTTTAGTGCAGGACTTATAAGTACATTATTTATGATCTTTCTTTACAAATTTAGAAAATACCTATCATTATTATCTATTAGTTGTATTTCAGCATTTACTCATAATCTTTTACAACTTATAGTAGTATATTTCTTACTATTTAGAAATATATCATTAAATAGTAAATCAATAATAATTTTTATAGTTATTTTCTTAGGATTAGGTGTAATTATGGGCCTAATAACAGGAATTATAGCTACAAAAATAAATTTAAAAAGAAATAAAATTTAA
- a CDS encoding methyltransferase domain-containing protein, translating to MKEFIINNYLEDIRKKIPAYDLMLEIIFNSILKIETNISQIKNILSIGGQSFEVKNLSKIYNNSKITIIEPSEIMLNIVKNECKNLKNLEYIYDKFENYKDNKNFQLCLCLLVLQFIEEPQSFLKKIYNSLDSEGLLIISIFSNKQLAYWKEFALSRGAKKEQVEKTFNNQSEVMNVLSPECVEDLLKESGFSKIERICEVLSTDMWIVKK from the coding sequence ATGAAAGAATTCATAATTAATAACTATTTAGAAGATATAAGAAAAAAAATTCCTGCTTATGATTTAATGCTTGAAATAATATTTAATTCTATTTTAAAAATTGAAACAAATATTTCACAAATAAAAAATATTTTATCTATTGGAGGACAGAGTTTTGAAGTTAAAAATTTATCAAAAATTTATAATAATTCAAAAATAACAATAATAGAACCAAGTGAAATTATGTTAAATATTGTAAAAAACGAATGTAAAAATCTAAAGAATTTAGAGTATATCTATGATAAATTTGAAAATTATAAAGATAATAAAAATTTTCAATTATGCTTATGTCTTTTAGTGTTACAATTTATTGAAGAGCCTCAAAGTTTTTTAAAAAAAATTTATAATAGTCTAGATAGTGAAGGATTACTTATTATAAGTATATTCTCAAATAAACAATTAGCTTATTGGAAAGAATTCGCATTATCAAGAGGAGCAAAAAAAGAACAAGTTGAAAAAACATTTAATAATCAATCAGAAGTGATGAATGTTTTATCTCCTGAATGTGTTGAAGATTTATTGAAAGAAAGTGGTTTTTCTAAAATAGAAAGAATTTGTGAAGTGCTTTCAACTGATATGTGGATTGTAAAAAAATAA